Proteins encoded by one window of Dietzia sp. B32:
- a CDS encoding SRPBCC family protein produces MSESTAITVERVIDHSADEIFQFLSNPENHARLDGSGFVRGDYKSDRIQQVGDVFSMDMEGEHMGGEYRTDNHVTGFAKDKLLAWQTAPAGTDPKGWEWVWELEPQGPDSTLVRHTYDWTKVTDKDLLKKVSFPLVSEKQLEDSLGNLASAVSG; encoded by the coding sequence ATGAGCGAATCCACTGCCATCACCGTCGAGCGAGTGATCGACCACTCGGCGGACGAGATCTTCCAGTTCCTGTCCAATCCGGAGAACCACGCCCGCCTCGACGGGTCGGGCTTCGTCCGGGGGGACTACAAGTCGGACCGGATCCAGCAGGTCGGCGACGTCTTCTCCATGGACATGGAGGGCGAGCACATGGGCGGCGAGTACCGAACCGACAACCACGTCACCGGCTTCGCGAAGGACAAGCTGCTGGCCTGGCAGACCGCACCCGCGGGCACCGACCCCAAGGGCTGGGAGTGGGTCTGGGAGCTCGAGCCGCAGGGCCCGGACTCCACGCTGGTCCGTCACACCTACGACTGGACCAAGGTGACGGACAAGGACCTGCTCAAGAAGGTGTCGTTCCCGCTGGTGTCGGAGAAGCAACTCGAGGACTCGCTGGGCAATCTCGCCTCCGCCGTCTCCGGCTGA
- a CDS encoding ABC transporter substrate-binding protein, with product MSRSVGRRAVLASVAVFAVGALGLAGCSEPTTTGSGEASESTTASGEVTLYTSEPQAKIDEIISAFNEEQPDIEVKVFRAGTGDLKARIEAERSTGAVAADILLAADVPTFEDYKDQDLFQEFEPSEADAIEDVAVDPDGFYVGTRIIPTVIAYNTGDVTEPPTSWAELAEPEYLDRIILPNPDVSGAAAFNAAAWSLQPDLGEEWINRLGANNPQVAESNGPVSQAVAEGSRPVGIVVDYLVRDHAAQGSPIAVSYPSEGVPYITQPGAIFADAPNPEAARLFLDFIVSKKGQEIAVEQNYLPVRDDAGTPQGAPSLTDLTLFDQDLEAIAASRDQAVAAFNAAVR from the coding sequence GTGTCGAGGTCTGTTGGTCGTCGGGCTGTCCTGGCGTCTGTCGCGGTGTTCGCGGTCGGCGCACTCGGATTGGCGGGCTGCTCCGAGCCCACCACCACGGGATCCGGCGAGGCGTCCGAGTCCACGACGGCGTCCGGGGAGGTCACCCTGTACACCTCGGAGCCGCAGGCCAAGATCGACGAGATCATCTCCGCGTTCAACGAGGAGCAGCCGGACATCGAGGTGAAGGTCTTCCGCGCGGGGACCGGCGATCTCAAGGCCCGGATCGAGGCGGAGCGGAGCACGGGCGCCGTGGCCGCCGACATCCTGCTCGCCGCCGATGTCCCGACCTTCGAGGACTACAAGGACCAAGATCTCTTCCAGGAGTTCGAGCCGAGCGAGGCCGACGCCATCGAGGATGTCGCCGTCGACCCGGACGGGTTCTACGTCGGCACCCGCATCATCCCCACCGTGATCGCCTACAACACGGGCGACGTCACGGAGCCACCCACGTCGTGGGCGGAACTGGCCGAGCCGGAGTACCTCGACCGCATCATCCTGCCCAACCCGGACGTCTCCGGCGCCGCCGCGTTCAACGCCGCCGCGTGGAGCCTGCAGCCCGATCTGGGCGAGGAGTGGATCAACCGGCTCGGGGCGAACAACCCGCAGGTCGCGGAGTCGAACGGTCCCGTCTCCCAGGCCGTCGCCGAGGGATCCAGGCCCGTCGGCATCGTGGTGGACTACCTCGTCCGCGACCACGCCGCGCAGGGCTCGCCCATCGCCGTGAGCTACCCGAGCGAGGGCGTCCCGTACATCACCCAGCCCGGTGCGATCTTCGCGGACGCCCCGAACCCCGAGGCCGCCAGGCTCTTCCTGGACTTCATCGTCTCCAAGAAGGGGCAGGAGATCGCCGTGGAGCAGAACTACCTGCCCGTCCGCGATGACGCCGGCACCCCGCAGGGCGCGCCGTCGCTCACCGACCTCACGCTCTTCGACCAGGACCTCGAGGCGATCGCCGCCTCCCGTGACCAGGCCGTGGCCGCCTTCAACGCCGCCGTCCGGTAG
- a CDS encoding iron ABC transporter permease: MVLPLALVISLGLGANHLPELIEQGLLRATANSLVSSALSAIGAVIIGTLMAFLLDRTDLPGRGALRLLLLTPLFIPPFIGAIAWSGLLTDGGLVDRMFGFSPWNFYGGPGVVFLLTLHAYPMAYFVVAAALRRIPAELEEASRLSGATPSRTQFDITLPLIRPAMAAAFTLTFVSGIGDFGIPVIVGLPAGYETLSTMVYRFLESGSVASPLQTVSQIGIVLLLLGVLGTLLDRQVTKGSVEFGGTGRPADPQALGRARVPLGLIAWVTGVVVTLAPLVGLAVRALLPAPGVPLTLETATLDNFRRALTASTTVDGVTNSVVLALGAALVCGVLGLLVALFTTRLSGRDREPMLLSVLLPQAVPGLVIATGWLILGRYTGLFNTRWVILGAYVTAFTAIVVQTVRGPLAGIHSSMEEAARIGGATALRSRLDTSVRLALPSVGIGMIMVAVTAVRELTLSVLLVAPGTQTLGVVIFQYQRAGDYNASSALSAVLMVVGLLVLAAFGARYSRPATGSESATGSIRA; this comes from the coding sequence ATGGTCCTGCCCCTGGCCCTGGTCATCTCACTGGGGCTGGGGGCCAACCATCTGCCAGAACTCATCGAACAGGGCCTCCTGCGCGCGACCGCCAACAGCCTCGTCAGCTCCGCCCTCTCGGCGATCGGGGCCGTGATCATCGGCACGCTGATGGCGTTCCTGCTCGACCGCACCGACCTGCCCGGGCGGGGTGCGCTCCGGCTGCTGCTGCTCACCCCGCTGTTCATCCCTCCCTTCATCGGCGCCATCGCGTGGAGCGGCCTGCTCACCGACGGCGGCCTGGTGGACCGGATGTTCGGGTTCTCCCCGTGGAACTTCTACGGTGGCCCCGGCGTGGTCTTCCTCCTCACCCTGCACGCCTACCCGATGGCGTACTTCGTGGTGGCCGCGGCGCTGCGGAGGATCCCGGCCGAACTGGAGGAGGCGAGCCGTCTCTCCGGCGCGACGCCGTCGCGGACCCAGTTCGACATCACCCTCCCGCTGATCCGCCCGGCCATGGCGGCGGCGTTCACCCTGACCTTCGTCAGCGGGATCGGCGACTTCGGTATCCCCGTCATCGTCGGCCTGCCGGCCGGGTACGAGACGCTCTCCACGATGGTCTACCGGTTCCTCGAGTCCGGGTCCGTCGCCTCACCCCTGCAGACCGTCTCCCAGATCGGGATCGTGCTGCTCCTGCTCGGTGTCCTCGGCACCCTCCTCGACCGTCAGGTCACCAAGGGCTCCGTGGAGTTCGGTGGCACCGGACGGCCCGCCGATCCCCAGGCCCTCGGCCGGGCGCGGGTCCCGCTCGGCCTCATCGCGTGGGTCACCGGCGTCGTCGTGACCCTCGCCCCGCTCGTCGGACTGGCTGTCCGGGCGCTCCTGCCGGCCCCGGGGGTCCCGCTCACCCTCGAGACCGCGACCCTAGACAACTTCCGCCGCGCACTCACCGCGTCCACCACGGTCGACGGCGTGACCAACTCGGTGGTGCTCGCGCTCGGTGCGGCCCTGGTGTGCGGCGTCCTCGGCCTGCTCGTCGCGTTGTTCACCACGCGGTTGTCCGGTCGGGACCGGGAGCCGATGCTCCTGTCGGTACTGCTGCCGCAGGCCGTCCCGGGCCTCGTGATCGCCACCGGGTGGCTGATCCTCGGCCGCTACACCGGGCTGTTCAACACCCGCTGGGTCATCCTCGGGGCGTACGTCACGGCGTTCACCGCGATCGTCGTCCAGACCGTCCGCGGGCCGCTCGCGGGGATCCACTCGTCGATGGAGGAGGCCGCGCGGATCGGTGGGGCCACGGCGTTGCGCTCCCGACTCGATACCAGCGTCCGTCTGGCGTTGCCGTCCGTCGGGATCGGCATGATCATGGTCGCGGTGACCGCGGTCCGCGAGCTGACGCTCTCGGTGCTGCTCGTCGCGCCCGGCACCCAGACCCTCGGCGTGGTGATCTTCCAGTACCAGCGGGCGGGCGACTACAACGCCTCCTCCGCCCTGTCCGCGGTGCTCATGGTGGTGGGCCTGCTCGTCCTGGCCGCCTTCGGCGCCCGCTACAGCCGACCCGCCACCGGGTCCGAATCCGCAACCGGGAGTATCCGTGCCTAA
- a CDS encoding ABC transporter ATP-binding protein: protein MPNLVAHGVGVRFGDTVALDNLDVEVHSGRILALVGPSGSGKSTFLRAIAGFERPSEGTIRVGDRTLVGDGVHLPPEQRGLGMVFQHHAVWPHLSVEDNVAYPLRRAKVPAARRRKLVADALETVELGDFARRRPDTLSGGQRQRVSLARAIVARPGVLLLDEALSALDEPLRASLRLMLRRLAAEHDLTMVHVTHDRGEALAIGDEVAVLHKGRLVQCDVPDQLDAAPNSAFVAGFLHDATLVDGTVTDEGFRSDTGGITLGSDALAGPAGPVTGPATLALLPAGLALSTPGAGGAAGVEAWPDRIGAEFVTSLYGRSGRTVICRHEDIELRVLAPVGSAVPTRVGEAVGIDVSRGFVYPRA from the coding sequence GTGCCTAACCTCGTCGCCCACGGCGTCGGCGTCCGCTTCGGCGACACCGTCGCGCTCGACAACCTCGACGTGGAGGTCCACTCCGGCAGGATCCTCGCGCTCGTCGGTCCGTCCGGATCCGGCAAGTCCACGTTCCTGCGCGCCATCGCCGGATTCGAACGCCCCTCGGAGGGGACGATCCGCGTCGGGGACCGGACCCTGGTCGGAGACGGGGTCCACCTCCCACCCGAACAGCGGGGCCTCGGTATGGTCTTCCAGCACCACGCCGTGTGGCCCCACCTCAGCGTGGAGGACAACGTCGCCTACCCCCTGCGCCGGGCGAAGGTGCCGGCCGCCCGCCGGCGGAAGCTGGTGGCGGACGCGCTCGAGACCGTCGAGCTGGGCGACTTCGCCCGCCGCCGGCCCGACACCCTGTCCGGCGGTCAGCGCCAGCGGGTGTCGCTGGCACGGGCGATCGTCGCGCGGCCGGGCGTCCTGCTCCTCGACGAGGCCCTGTCCGCACTCGACGAACCCCTCCGTGCGTCGCTCCGGCTGATGCTCCGCCGGCTCGCGGCCGAGCACGACCTCACGATGGTCCACGTCACCCACGACCGGGGCGAGGCCCTGGCGATCGGGGACGAGGTGGCCGTCCTGCACAAGGGCCGACTGGTCCAGTGCGATGTGCCCGACCAGCTCGATGCGGCGCCGAACAGCGCGTTCGTCGCAGGATTCCTGCACGACGCCACGCTGGTCGACGGGACGGTCACCGACGAGGGGTTCCGCTCCGATACCGGTGGGATCACCCTCGGCTCGGACGCGCTGGCCGGCCCCGCCGGGCCCGTGACGGGCCCCGCGACGCTCGCCCTCCTGCCGGCCGGACTCGCGCTGTCCACTCCCGGCGCCGGGGGCGCGGCAGGGGTCGAGGCCTGGCCTGACCGGATCGGAGCCGAGTTCGTCACCTCGCTCTACGGTCGCAGCGGTCGGACCGTCATCTGCCGGCACGAGGACATCGAGCTGCGGGTCCTCGCTCCCGTCGGCAGCGCCGTGCCGACGCGGGTCGGTGAGGCGGTGGGGATCGACGTGAGCCGCGGGTTCGTCTACCCGCGGGCCTGA
- a CDS encoding SDR family NAD(P)-dependent oxidoreductase produces the protein MSRFLPRKSADRSGRAVAPGGARRVFITGAASGLGLALATEYLALGDEVILTDVHADPPPAVQGLQGRWTYRRLDVTSDEDWQSAVAEIDSLDILVNNAGIAIGGPLESTSMESWRRIVDINLLGVVRGCRALAPKLGRGGRLVITASAAGLVHAPQMGAYNATKAAAVALGETLDAELRPRGVSTSVICPQFFKSGLADSLSGEDARADEMARTLLSRTRLTSEIIARRSVRGIEARRVVITPDALATFFWYSKRFTRVPFLGSTRLIGKAVARRR, from the coding sequence ATGAGCCGATTTCTCCCACGGAAGAGCGCCGATCGGTCCGGGCGGGCAGTCGCCCCGGGCGGTGCCCGGCGAGTGTTCATCACCGGCGCCGCGTCGGGGCTGGGGCTGGCGCTGGCCACGGAGTACCTCGCGCTCGGTGACGAGGTGATCCTCACCGACGTGCACGCCGATCCCCCTCCCGCGGTGCAGGGGTTGCAGGGGCGGTGGACCTACCGCCGACTCGACGTGACCTCCGACGAGGACTGGCAGTCCGCCGTCGCGGAGATCGACTCGCTCGACATCCTCGTCAACAACGCCGGTATCGCGATCGGCGGTCCGCTCGAGTCCACGTCGATGGAGTCGTGGCGGCGGATCGTGGACATCAACCTGCTCGGCGTGGTGCGAGGCTGTCGGGCGCTCGCGCCCAAGCTGGGCCGGGGAGGCCGGCTGGTCATCACCGCCTCGGCCGCTGGTCTGGTGCACGCCCCGCAGATGGGCGCGTACAACGCGACCAAGGCCGCCGCGGTGGCGCTGGGGGAGACCCTCGACGCCGAGCTCCGGCCCCGCGGGGTGTCGACGTCGGTGATCTGCCCGCAGTTCTTCAAGTCCGGATTGGCGGACTCGCTGTCCGGTGAGGACGCGCGTGCGGACGAGATGGCACGCACGCTGCTGTCGCGGACGAGGTTGACGTCGGAGATCATCGCCCGGCGGTCGGTGCGCGGGATCGAGGCCCGGCGCGTGGTGATCACGCCCGACGCCCTGGCGACGTTCTTCTGGTACTCCAAGCGCTTCACGCGCGTGCCGTTCCTCGGCTCGACGCGGTTGATCGGCAAGGCGGTGGCACGCCGCCGCTGA
- a CDS encoding NAD(P)/FAD-dependent oxidoreductase: MTSSTNRPEGPGAAPGDPLDLLIVGAGLSGIDLAHHVHRAFPDWRWEIHDAHDDLGGTWHTFRYPGIRSDSDMATFGFPFRPWPHGSTLGSGAEIKEYLRDTAREAGALDRLHLRSWVADADWRSDHQLYRVTCVTDTGARTVWARRVHFGSGYYSHTEGFRPEFPGEADFRGEIIHPQQWPDDLEYDGRKFVVIGSGATAVTLVPALAERGADVTMLQRTPSYIGPLPEKDLISAVWRRLLPAPWSYRAARLNHGARDTAQFVIAQRLPWLFKAGLRLMQRRYISTEQIDEHFTPPYRPWDQRVCKAPDGDIFQAIRRGAARVVTGHIDRFTDTGIRLRSGEEIEADVIITATGLKLEAFGGGTLSIDGEALDVPSLATYRGMMLAGVPNFSFTVGYINSSWTLRADLVSQYMVKLWKTGESVYAPRLPGEPADRLLLDFDAGYIQRDGHKFPKQGTARPWRYVQNFLVEIPELAFGDQRREMAFGDRVELTDARRARVDDRYGADRSDDDRDDDRDHDDRDHDDRDHDDHDHDDEVARA; encoded by the coding sequence ATGACTAGTTCCACGAATCGTCCGGAGGGCCCGGGCGCAGCACCCGGAGACCCGCTGGACCTGCTGATCGTCGGCGCGGGGCTGTCCGGCATCGACCTGGCCCACCACGTCCACCGCGCGTTCCCCGACTGGCGGTGGGAGATCCACGACGCCCACGACGACCTGGGCGGCACCTGGCACACCTTCCGCTACCCCGGCATCCGCTCGGACTCGGACATGGCGACCTTCGGGTTCCCGTTCCGGCCCTGGCCGCACGGATCGACCCTCGGCAGCGGCGCGGAGATCAAGGAGTACCTCCGCGACACCGCCCGCGAGGCCGGCGCGCTCGACCGCCTACACCTGCGCTCCTGGGTGGCCGACGCGGACTGGCGCAGCGATCACCAGCTGTACCGGGTCACCTGCGTCACCGATACCGGCGCGCGCACCGTGTGGGCCCGGCGCGTCCACTTCGGCTCCGGCTACTACTCGCACACCGAGGGGTTCCGTCCCGAGTTCCCCGGGGAGGCGGACTTCCGCGGCGAGATCATCCACCCGCAGCAGTGGCCCGACGACCTCGAGTACGACGGCCGGAAGTTCGTGGTGATCGGGTCGGGCGCGACGGCCGTGACGCTGGTCCCGGCGCTCGCCGAGCGAGGCGCGGACGTGACGATGCTCCAGCGCACCCCCAGCTACATCGGCCCGCTGCCGGAGAAGGACCTCATCAGCGCGGTGTGGCGGCGACTGCTCCCCGCGCCGTGGAGCTACCGGGCGGCGCGGCTCAACCACGGCGCGCGGGACACGGCCCAGTTCGTCATCGCCCAGCGGTTGCCCTGGCTGTTCAAGGCGGGCCTACGGCTCATGCAGCGGCGCTACATCTCCACCGAGCAGATCGACGAGCACTTCACCCCTCCGTACCGGCCGTGGGACCAGCGCGTCTGCAAGGCCCCCGACGGGGACATCTTCCAGGCCATCCGGCGTGGGGCCGCCCGGGTGGTGACCGGACACATCGACCGGTTCACCGACACCGGCATCCGCCTGCGCTCGGGGGAGGAAATCGAGGCCGACGTCATCATCACCGCCACCGGCCTCAAGCTCGAGGCCTTCGGTGGCGGCACGCTGAGCATCGACGGCGAGGCTCTCGACGTCCCGTCGCTCGCGACCTACCGCGGCATGATGTTGGCGGGCGTGCCCAACTTCAGCTTCACGGTCGGCTACATCAACTCGTCCTGGACTCTGCGGGCCGACCTGGTCTCGCAATACATGGTCAAACTGTGGAAGACGGGCGAGTCGGTGTACGCGCCACGGCTGCCGGGCGAGCCCGCCGACCGGCTGCTGCTGGACTTCGACGCCGGCTACATCCAGCGTGACGGCCACAAGTTCCCCAAGCAGGGCACCGCCCGGCCGTGGCGGTACGTCCAGAACTTCCTGGTGGAGATCCCCGAGTTGGCTTTCGGTGACCAGCGCCGCGAGATGGCGTTCGGGGACCGCGTGGAGCTCACCGACGCACGCCGAGCCCGCGTTGATGACCGTTACGGCGCCGACCGCAGCGACGACGACCGCGACGACGACCGTGACCACGACGACCGTGACCACGACGACCGTGACCACGACGACCATGACCACGACGACGAGGTGGCCCGAGCATGA